ATAATGCCCCTCCTGCCAGTATTGTACATATTGTTACAAAGGGGCTTGCCTGGACTAATATCCTTGAGCTGTGAACCCAGAATGGGAATGGCAATAACAGCAGTATTGTTATCACAAAACATCCCAGCCTTACATAAAGGCGCATATTTTGCCTTTCTCCAGTCATTTATTAAAAACCTCCATTACCATATTAACCTGCAATTCTAAGATAGATATAGTAAGCGGATATCAGGATCTGTATTATAATGGCTGCACCGCTCCACAACCTCATTACAGAACCTGGCTGATCAGAAGCAGGAACCTCTCCCCTGAACATGCTTCTGTGATTAAGCCATGCTATAAAAGGCCCCACAAGAAAGGCAATTACTGATGTCATGTCAATAAATGCTTCAAAGCTTTTCATCAGTGTGGCTATAACTGCCAGACTTACAATAACCAGGAACACCATCACCCAGTCATAGAAACGCCTGCCCATAAATTTATTGCCTGACCCTGGCAGCATCTCAATAGCAAGCGCCTCTATCACACGGGGATATCCGTCCATCACCGTGATAAGGGTTGAAAACATGACAGTAATGGCTGCTATACCTATCGGGTAATAGGCCCAGTTCCCCACAAGTTCGGTAAAAAGCCTGATAACCTGATTGGCAAAACCAATGGAATTCTTTTCCGGGGTTATGCCGTTGCAATACATCACAACCATGCCCAGCAGAACAAAGCATACGGCCAGTAAAAAGGTAGTGATAAAACCGATATTAAAATCCAGCTTTGCCTCAGAAACAGTAACCTCACGTCCAAAGTCCCTTGCCTTTGCGCGGGCCCATAAAGACTGAAGCACAGATGCATCCATGGGGGTGGGCATATAACCTGCCATTGCAACCACATAGAGCATGGTGGCCCCGTCAAAGCTGACGCACCCAAGTGACATACCATGAAATCTCAGCTTGAACAGGGCGCTTATTGTGGTTATTATGATCAGCAGTGTGAATACTGAAACTATCCCTTTAGTCAGCCTCTCCAGTATATGGTAACGCCCTGTTATCAGGATCACGGCGCAAATTATAAGGAGGAGGCCGTTGTCAACCAGCATCCCGAATGACACCCCGAGC
The Desulfatiglans sp. genome window above contains:
- a CDS encoding divalent metal cation transporter, with the protein product MRKSGNNLWAILGPGILYTAAAVGVSHLVYSTRSGAVYGLAMIPFILFFCLVKYPGIRFGSEFAAATGRSLVDSYISFGRWTLWLFGLSQLLSMVFITAAITLVTTALINAVLGVSFGMLVDNGLLLIICAVILITGRYHILERLTKGIVSVFTLLIIITTISALFKLRFHGMSLGCVSFDGATMLYVVAMAGYMPTPMDASVLQSLWARAKARDFGREVTVSEAKLDFNIGFITTFLLAVCFVLLGMVVMYCNGITPEKNSIGFANQVIRLFTELVGNWAYYPIGIAAITVMFSTLITVMDGYPRVIEALAIEMLPGSGNKFMGRRFYDWVMVFLVIVSLAVIATLMKSFEAFIDMTSVIAFLVGPFIAWLNHRSMFRGEVPASDQPGSVMRLWSGAAIIIQILISAYYIYLRIAG